One stretch of Thermococcus sp. DNA includes these proteins:
- a CDS encoding alkaline phosphatase family protein has product MFEEKVREGMAETKRLFVIGLDSAPPELLFGKFYDDLPNLRKLIERSIHGPMKTGIPAITIPMWMVMVTGKTPGELGLYGFRHRRGYSYTEYWIAHSKKVKEPTLWDYLGEKGRKSIIVGVPPTYPPKPIKGHLVSCFITPDASVDYTYPKELKGEIERLVGEYIFDVPFRKEAKDEVKEGLWEMTEKRFEVIRYLLQEKEWDYFHFVEIGLDRVHHAFWRYFDPNHHLYPGKGNKYETVIPDYWKLLDREIGKTLKLIDLDETAVMIVSDHGIKAMHGNFAVNQWLAEEGLLKVKNPEVLHDGKIKRFEQIKVDWKETTAWGWGGYYSRVFLNVKGRELFGKVPKSKFDEVRDEVAELIRSIRGPNGEKWDNRVYYPEDIYPVTRGSKPDIMVYFDNLNWRAAGTVGWESNYLPENDTGPDDANHSEVGVFSLYLPGLDEKKQTQLTIYDVAPTVLNLFGLREEAERLRGQSILP; this is encoded by the coding sequence ATGTTTGAGGAGAAGGTTAGGGAAGGTATGGCCGAGACAAAGAGGCTCTTCGTCATAGGCCTCGATTCAGCTCCGCCGGAGTTGCTCTTCGGGAAGTTTTACGATGATTTACCGAACCTCAGAAAGCTCATCGAGCGCTCGATTCATGGGCCTATGAAAACAGGGATCCCGGCCATAACGATTCCAATGTGGATGGTGATGGTGACAGGAAAGACTCCGGGTGAACTAGGACTCTACGGCTTCCGACACAGAAGGGGTTATAGCTACACCGAGTACTGGATTGCCCACAGTAAGAAGGTGAAGGAACCAACCCTCTGGGATTATCTTGGCGAAAAAGGAAGGAAATCTATAATAGTCGGCGTCCCACCAACCTATCCACCGAAGCCAATTAAAGGCCATCTCGTCAGCTGTTTTATAACCCCCGATGCTAGCGTGGACTACACCTATCCGAAGGAGCTCAAGGGTGAGATTGAACGTCTAGTCGGCGAGTACATCTTCGACGTCCCCTTCAGAAAGGAGGCCAAAGACGAAGTCAAGGAAGGCCTCTGGGAGATGACGGAGAAGAGGTTTGAGGTCATCAGATACTTACTTCAGGAGAAGGAGTGGGACTACTTCCACTTTGTCGAGATTGGCCTCGACAGGGTTCACCACGCCTTCTGGCGCTACTTCGACCCGAACCACCACCTCTATCCTGGAAAAGGGAACAAATACGAGACCGTTATTCCAGACTACTGGAAGCTTCTGGACAGGGAAATCGGAAAGACACTGAAGTTGATAGACCTCGACGAAACCGCTGTTATGATAGTCTCAGACCACGGAATAAAGGCCATGCACGGAAACTTCGCCGTCAACCAGTGGCTTGCCGAGGAGGGTCTCCTGAAGGTAAAGAACCCGGAGGTTCTCCACGACGGGAAGATTAAACGCTTCGAGCAGATAAAGGTGGACTGGAAGGAAACGACGGCGTGGGGATGGGGCGGCTACTACTCCAGAGTTTTCCTCAACGTAAAGGGCAGGGAGCTCTTCGGAAAGGTTCCGAAGAGCAAATTCGATGAGGTAAGGGACGAGGTTGCTGAGCTTATACGCTCAATTAGGGGGCCAAACGGCGAGAAGTGGGACAACAGAGTTTACTATCCAGAGGATATCTATCCTGTCACCAGGGGTAGCAAGCCTGACATAATGGTCTACTTCGACAACCTGAACTGGCGTGCCGCTGGAACCGTCGGCTGGGAGAGCAACTATCTCCCGGAGAACGATACCGGTCCAGATGATGCCAACCACTCAGAGGTTGGCGTATTCTCGCTCTACCTGCCCGGATTAGATGAGAAGAAGCAGACACAGCTCACAATCTACGATGTTGCACCAACAGTACTTAACCTCTTTGGCCTGAGGGAGGAGGCGGAGAGGCTGAGGGGACAAAGCATCCTCCCGTGA
- a CDS encoding flippase produces the protein MSDEVVTELGRAARGGAIALVGMVVSAVLGFLVRAVIGRYFGPKEYGTYNLAMTVFTITLVVVMLGFPMGIQRQVSYFLNTRREKTPELISTGLILITLTSTGGLLVLEVIKGILPAYIGGGELFTEMLGVLALALPLNAVFNIMIATTQGFGRVREFLFYGKIGMPLTYFLLTVIVILVAGKITYVPIAFLTTYLILLTVLTEDLLRKNILPGGLMFSKELAKLLVLFSIPLMASNLVAFIMTWTDTLMLGHFLGDKIVGIYNAAGPITRFIPVFLASFTVIYTALTTGFYSRGEIEKIRKFYVSITKWVVLLTFPLFILIVAYPIPVLRTFFGEQYVSAWKPMIILAVGFMFHSIVGPNGLTLITMGKPSEDMKGNLIGATLNIVLNYILIPLYGMVGASIATAVSYVVANIYKSIVLANRGIHPFEKNYVKILITGIAMTGVALFLKAESIFSAVMYTFLVSLTFYAVILVSGAFDKVDVDIIKLAEKKFGVRAGLIARLIKRFSS, from the coding sequence ATGAGCGACGAGGTTGTAACCGAGCTTGGAAGGGCCGCGAGAGGCGGGGCAATAGCATTGGTTGGAATGGTTGTCTCGGCGGTGTTAGGATTTCTAGTGAGGGCCGTGATAGGCCGATATTTCGGTCCCAAGGAGTATGGAACCTACAACTTGGCGATGACCGTTTTCACGATAACCCTCGTTGTTGTCATGCTGGGCTTTCCCATGGGAATCCAGAGGCAGGTCTCCTATTTTCTCAACACCAGAAGGGAAAAAACGCCAGAGCTCATATCCACGGGGCTGATTCTGATAACCCTGACTTCCACCGGAGGCCTGCTGGTTCTTGAGGTTATAAAGGGTATTTTACCGGCGTACATCGGGGGAGGGGAGCTCTTCACAGAAATGCTGGGAGTTCTGGCCCTTGCACTTCCCCTGAACGCTGTTTTTAATATAATGATAGCCACAACACAAGGGTTTGGTAGGGTCAGGGAATTTCTGTTCTACGGAAAGATAGGCATGCCGCTGACGTACTTTCTCCTGACTGTTATCGTAATCCTCGTGGCAGGAAAAATAACCTACGTTCCAATCGCATTCCTAACGACGTATCTCATTCTTCTCACAGTTCTCACGGAGGACCTTCTCAGAAAAAACATCCTGCCGGGAGGGTTAATGTTCTCAAAAGAACTCGCCAAGCTCCTGGTTCTCTTTTCAATACCCCTCATGGCCTCCAATCTGGTTGCATTCATAATGACATGGACCGACACTTTAATGCTCGGGCACTTCTTGGGGGATAAAATAGTCGGAATTTACAACGCCGCGGGCCCAATAACGAGGTTCATACCAGTGTTTCTAGCCTCTTTTACAGTCATATACACCGCACTTACAACGGGTTTTTACTCAAGGGGTGAAATCGAAAAAATCAGAAAGTTCTACGTTTCAATAACAAAATGGGTGGTTCTTCTAACGTTCCCGTTGTTTATACTCATAGTTGCCTACCCAATACCTGTTCTGAGGACGTTCTTCGGGGAACAGTACGTATCTGCCTGGAAACCTATGATAATCCTGGCTGTTGGCTTCATGTTCCACTCGATAGTTGGTCCCAACGGGTTAACCCTAATCACGATGGGGAAACCTAGTGAGGATATGAAGGGAAACCTCATAGGGGCAACGCTTAACATAGTTCTGAACTACATCTTGATACCGCTCTATGGAATGGTAGGTGCCTCAATAGCCACGGCAGTTTCATATGTTGTCGCCAATATATATAAAAGCATAGTGCTTGCCAATCGAGGGATACACCCCTTTGAGAAGAATTACGTAAAAATTCTCATAACGGGAATCGCCATGACAGGGGTTGCACTTTTCCTTAAAGCGGAGAGCATATTCTCCGCAGTTATGTACACGTTTTTGGTGTCCCTTACATTCTATGCAGTTATTCTCGTTAGTGGAGCCTTCGACAAAGTTGACGTTGATATAATAAAACTTGCTGAAAAAAAGTTTGGCGTAAGGGCAGGTCTCATAGCAAGACTCATTAAAAGGTTTAGCAGTTGA
- a CDS encoding sulfite exporter TauE/SafE family protein: MITFIVLGFIVGFLIGLTGVGGGSLMTPTLIFLGVQPLTAVGTDLLYATVTRVFGVFFHGKRGHVRKDIAFRLLAGSVPAVLIGSYAVRHIPTEILNHYLTLVLGSILIITATLGILKGEIKVPVKPRWAYVYLLGFIVGLTVQFTSVGAGVIVSFTLMNIARINPKEVVGTTILYGLVLSAMSFLSYASMGSVDYFLAGALIIGTIPGVYLGTHVNAWVDKEKLKKAINLIILLIGLAIVIKRLT; this comes from the coding sequence GTGATAACGTTCATCGTTCTGGGTTTCATCGTTGGGTTCCTCATAGGTCTCACCGGCGTGGGCGGGGGTTCGCTGATGACGCCCACCCTCATTTTTCTTGGCGTCCAGCCCTTAACGGCCGTTGGAACCGATTTGCTCTACGCTACCGTCACAAGGGTCTTTGGAGTTTTCTTCCACGGGAAGAGGGGGCACGTGAGGAAGGACATAGCCTTCCGGCTCCTTGCAGGAAGCGTTCCGGCGGTTCTCATAGGGAGCTACGCCGTGAGACACATTCCAACGGAAATCCTCAACCATTACCTAACGCTCGTTCTCGGGTCGATTCTAATAATAACTGCAACGCTGGGAATCCTGAAAGGAGAAATAAAGGTTCCTGTAAAGCCGAGGTGGGCCTACGTTTATCTTCTCGGCTTCATCGTTGGTTTAACGGTTCAGTTCACCTCCGTTGGGGCTGGGGTAATAGTCAGCTTCACCCTTATGAACATCGCACGTATTAACCCCAAGGAAGTCGTCGGGACGACGATTCTCTATGGGCTGGTGTTGTCGGCAATGAGTTTCCTGAGCTACGCGAGTATGGGGAGTGTTGATTACTTCCTAGCCGGAGCACTTATCATTGGAACCATCCCAGGAGTCTACCTCGGAACGCACGTCAATGCCTGGGTTGATAAGGAAAAACTGAAAAAGGCCATTAATCTGATAATACTCCTCATTGGGCTGGCAATAGTAATCAAAAGGCTCACGTGA
- a CDS encoding DHH family phosphoesterase, translated as MNLIIHHWDTDGITSTALLIKALKLEEFTNLTAPIGEFRFDERIWEAIGRAEKLYVLDFNVPGEVKNVKIPTLFIDHHNQGRIKNPLVKQINPSLEGNYYPSCSLVVSELFELFNAWTALGVVGDIGKRAFGLNTVRELLKREGLSEEEALRVVELIDSNYITMDRRAVEEAVGVLLENNVRDLLEYEPWVKKVEAIRKAVDDAMSRVEERKGFVLVRFESPFNIISKVARKLVWEKGYQGAIVINGDFHGKAQLYFRVSPEIAGRIDMASIIKEVKQLGTNAGGKREVLGCICEKEKVEMVLDAIEKRLRW; from the coding sequence GTGAACCTAATCATTCACCACTGGGACACCGATGGAATAACCTCAACGGCCCTTCTCATTAAGGCCCTCAAACTGGAGGAGTTCACTAACCTAACCGCACCAATAGGTGAGTTCAGGTTCGATGAGAGAATCTGGGAGGCCATAGGCAGGGCCGAAAAGCTCTACGTCCTCGATTTCAACGTTCCCGGGGAAGTTAAGAATGTGAAAATCCCCACGCTCTTCATCGACCACCATAATCAGGGGAGAATCAAGAACCCCCTAGTAAAACAGATAAACCCCTCTCTTGAAGGAAACTACTATCCCTCGTGCTCCCTCGTCGTTTCGGAGCTTTTCGAGTTATTCAACGCGTGGACAGCCCTTGGAGTTGTGGGAGATATAGGGAAGAGAGCCTTTGGGTTAAATACAGTCAGGGAACTTCTCAAAAGGGAAGGCCTGTCCGAGGAAGAGGCCCTGAGGGTGGTAGAGCTCATCGACTCCAACTACATAACAATGGACAGGAGAGCCGTGGAGGAAGCCGTTGGGGTCCTCCTTGAAAACAACGTCAGGGACCTCCTTGAGTATGAACCATGGGTTAAAAAAGTCGAGGCGATAAGAAAAGCCGTTGACGATGCAATGTCCAGGGTAGAGGAAAGAAAAGGCTTTGTCCTCGTCAGGTTTGAAAGTCCCTTCAACATTATCTCCAAAGTCGCGAGAAAGCTCGTGTGGGAGAAGGGATATCAGGGAGCAATCGTAATAAACGGGGACTTCCACGGGAAGGCACAGCTCTACTTCAGGGTCTCGCCCGAAATTGCAGGGAGAATCGACATGGCCAGTATAATAAAGGAAGTTAAACAACTTGGCACCAACGCTGGAGGAAAGAGAGAGGTTCTCGGTTGCATCTGCGAGAAAGAAAAAGTTGAAATGGTCTTGGATGCAATAGAAAAGCGTCTGAGGTGGTAA
- the cysC gene encoding adenylyl-sulfate kinase encodes MKNLERGFTIWLTGPSGAGKTTLAVKLAKRLKEMGYRVEILDGDTIRKTLYPNLGFSREARELHNRVVIHMAKLLSRNGVIAIVSLISPYKAVREYARKEIGNFIEVYVYAPLEVRIQRDPKGLYAKAIKGEIRGLTGYDGVYEEPENPEVKVDSSKMTPEEEVDAVIEKVRELGYL; translated from the coding sequence ATGAAGAACCTTGAGAGAGGCTTCACGATATGGCTTACAGGCCCAAGCGGTGCAGGAAAGACAACTCTAGCGGTGAAACTCGCAAAAAGATTAAAGGAGATGGGCTACCGCGTTGAAATACTCGATGGCGACACAATCAGGAAGACACTCTACCCGAACCTTGGGTTCTCCAGAGAGGCCAGAGAGTTGCACAACCGAGTTGTCATCCACATGGCAAAGTTACTCAGCAGGAACGGGGTTATAGCGATAGTCTCGTTAATCTCACCCTACAAAGCCGTCCGCGAGTACGCGAGGAAGGAGATAGGGAATTTCATCGAAGTCTACGTTTACGCCCCCCTGGAGGTCAGAATCCAGCGCGACCCCAAGGGACTCTACGCAAAGGCCATCAAGGGTGAAATTAGAGGTCTAACAGGTTATGACGGGGTTTATGAGGAGCCTGAGAACCCGGAGGTAAAGGTGGACAGCTCAAAGATGACACCAGAGGAGGAGGTAGATGCAGTAATAGAGAAGGTCAGGGAGCTCGGTTACCTGTGA